The DNA sequence GCGCGACCACCGCGCCGGTCCAGGCCGTCCGGACGCTCACCGCCCCGGTCACCAGTTCCCGTCCGGCGGTACGCGGATTGCGCGCGTCGATGTGCCGGTCGATGATCCGGTTCGCGGCCATGGCGAACGTCCGGGCCCCGACCATCGCGACGGTGATCAGCAGCAGGTCGAGCCAGCGGACGCCGCCGTCGAGGCGGGCCATCACGGTCAGCGCGGACAGGTACGCGAACGGCAGCGCGAAGACCGAGTGCTCGATCGCGACGAGCCGTAGGAAGGCCCGGATCTTGCCGACCGGGGCGGCGGGCGCGCCGGCCGGCCCGGCGGTGGCTGCGGTGCTCACGAGATCCCGTACTCCCGCCACCGCTTGTCCACCAGCGAGACGATCTCCGGCGACATGGTCATCTCCTGCGGCCAGCCCCGGGTGTAGCCCTCGGTGGGCAGTTTGCGGGTCGCGTCGACGCCGGCCTTGCCGCCCCAGAACTGCTGGTACGACGAGTGGTCGAGGTGGTCCACCGGACCCTCGGTGAGCAGCAGGTCGCGGGCGTAGTCGACGTTGCCGAAGGCGCGGAACGCCACCTCGGCGTAGTCGTGCACGTCGCAGTCGTCGTCGACCACGACGATCAGCTTCGACAGCGACAGCAGGTGGGCGCCCCAGATCGCCGACATGATCTTCTGGGCGTGCTTGGGGTAGCGCTTGCGGATCGACACGATCACGCAGTTGTGGAACACCCCGGCGGCCGGCAGGTCGTAGTCGACGATGTCCGGGATCAGCATCCGCAGCAGCGGCAGGAAGATCCGTTCGGTGGCCTTGCCGAGCCCGTGGTCCTCCTGCGGCGGCTTCGAGGTAATGATCGAGTGGTACAGCGGGTCCCGCTGGGTGGTCATGCATTCGATGTGCAGCACCGGGAACGGTTCGACCGGGGTGTAGAAGCCGGTGTGGTCGCCGAACGGGCCCTCCGGCAGCCGCTCGCCCGGCTCCAGGTAGCCCTCCAGCACGATCTGGGCGTGCGCCGGCACCTGCAACGGTACGGTCCTGCAGTCGACCATCTCGACCCGCTGGCCGCGCAGGAACCCGGCGAACAGGTATTCGTCGATGTCGCCGGGCAGCGGGGCCGACGCCGAGTAGCTGACCACCGGGTCGCAGCCGATCGCCACCGCCACCGGAAGCCGCTCGCCGCGCCGCTCGGCGACCGCGTGGTGGGCGGTGGAGTCCTTGTGGATCTGCCAGTGCATGCCGAGCGTGGTGGGCGAGTGCTGCTGCAGCCGGTACAGGCCCAGGTTGCGCTTGCCGGTCTCCGGGTGCTTGGTGTGGGTCAGCCCGTAGTTGTGGAAGATCCCGCCGTCGCCGGGCCAGACCTGCAGCCCGGGCAGCCGGTTCAGGTCGACGTCCGCGCCGGTGTAGACGACCTCCTGGCAGGGCGCGGTCTTGACCTTGCGCGGCGGCAGCGAGGTGAGCTGCATGACCTTGCCGAGCCCGTCGCGGATGCCGGACCAGCCGACCGGCAGGTCGGGCTTGATCATCGCCCCGATCCGGTCGCCGATCTCGTTCAGGTTCTCGACGCCGAGCGCCATCGCGGTACGCCGCTCGGTGCCGAACAGGTTGATCGCCACCGGCATCTCGCCCCGGGTGGGCCGGTCGAACAGCAGCGCCGGCCCGCCGGCCCGCACGGTCCGGGTGACGACCTCGCTGATCTCCAGCGTCGGATCCACCGGTACGTCGACCCGCCGCAGCTCACCGGCCGTCTCCAGCGCCGCGACGAAGTCCTTCAGATCCTGGTACGGGAAACCTGGAGCCGCCATGCCGCCAAGTCTGGCCTACCCGGCGGCCGGTGCCACCACCCGGGGCGGTGATTCGCGCCGCGTCCGGACTCGGGCCGGTGCCGGTCAGGCGTAGGAGTGCAGGCTCTCGAAGAAGTAGTTGACCCCGATCAGGTTCATCAGCATGGTGAGGAATCCGAGGATCGCGATCCAGGTGACCGTGGTCCGCCGGACGCTCGGGGTGGCCCGGGCGTGCAGGTAGCCGGCGTAGATCACCCAGGAGATGAACGCCCAGGTCTCCTTCGGGTCCCAGGCCCACGGCCGCGACCAGGCGTGTTCGGCCCAGATCGCCCCGGCGATCACCGCGAAGGTGAAGATCGGGAAACCGATCGCGTGCAGCCCGAAGGTGAGCCGTTCCAGCGAGGCGGCGGCCGGGACCCGCTTGGCCAGCAGGTACGGGAACCGGCGCCGACCCTGCTCGTAGCCGGACCGCAGCAGGAACATTGCGGCCGGGATCGACCCGAGCAGCAGCAGCCCGGAGGACGCCATGATCGTGGAGACGTGGATGGCGTACCAGTAGGACTCCAGCGCCGGCACCAGTGGGGTGATCGGGGTGTAGAAGACCAGGCCGGCCATCCCGAGCAGGGCGACCATCACCAGGGCGACGAACAGCCCGAGTGGGCGCAGCGACGGACGCCGGTAGACCATCACCAGCCAGGCGGCCACCCCGACGAAGGTGATGGCCAGCATGTACTCGTACATGTTGCCCCACGGCAGCCGCTCGGCGGCGACCCCTCGGGTGACCAGGCAGGCCAGGTGGAACAGGGCACCCAGCACGGTGGCGCCGGCGGCGAACCAGCCGGCGAGTCCGACGCCGGCCCAGCCGGTCCGCTCGCTGCCCGTACCCGTGGTCTTGTAGATGGCCGGACCGGTCAGGTCGGATCCGGGCGCCGGCTGCGTGGGCCCGCCGCCGGTCCCGGCAGCCGCGACGGCGGCGAGTTCGCGGTCGGGCAGCGTCGCGGCGGCGGTACGCCGGGTGCCGAACCCGGCTTCGACCGCGTGGCAGATCATCGCGAGCAGATACGCGAAGATCGCCACCACCAGGAGTTGATCCGACAGTGCTGACATCAGTGCCGTCCTTCCCGTGGCCCGGCGTCGCCGCCGAGTGCCCGGATGAGCTCCCGGAACTCGTCGCCGAACCCGGGATGGTCGGTGCGCGGCAGCCCACCGGCCTCGACCAAGCTACTACCGGGCGTCGTTGACGCTGCGTCGGGGCCGGCCGGTGTGACCCGGAACCACACCCGGCGGCGTCGGCCGAACAGTGCCGGCATCAGCCCGAGCAGCAGCGCCGCCGAGCTGGCCAGCAGCAGGCCGCTGCCGGGATCGTGCCGGACCGACAGGGTCACGTACTGCGAAATGTCGAGAAATTCGATGGTGGTGCCGTCGTCCAGGGTCATGGTCTCGCCGACCCGCAGCAGCTGCGGGTCACCGACCGGCAGCAGCCGGCCGGCCTCCACCTGCCGCTGGTCGATCTGGTAGACCGAGCCGGGGATGCCGGCGTCCAGACCGAGGTTGCCCCGGTACGCCCACAGCATCACCGCCGGGTCGCGCAGCTCCGGGTGGGTGGAGCGGACGTACGGCGGCTGCTGCGGGGCGGACGGCAGGAAGAGCCCTTCGAAGGCCACCTGCAGCTGCGGGTCCCGCTCGCCGGTCGTCGGGTCGACGTTGGCGTCCGGGAAGCTGGCGACCCCTTCGCTGGTCAGCATCCCGTCGACGGCCAGGAACGGCGCGGAGACGGTCTGCGCCTGCCCGTAGCGGTCGGTGTAGCGCAGCACCGGCACGTAGCCGTGCCCGAGCAGGTAGACGTTGGCGCCGTCGAGGCGCAGCGGGGAGTTCACCGAGAACGTCTCGGACCGGCCGGCACCGCCGTCGGCGTCGACCCGCACCTCGGCGGAGTAGCTGGCCGGCTGCCCGGTCTCCAGGAAGGTGGCGGTGAAGTCGGTCAGCTCCAGACAGAACCGGGGCAGGTCACCATCGGAGATCCGGGGGCCGAGCCGGTACTCGTCGTACTGCTGCACGGTGTTGCAGAACGCGGTGTCCGGCCCGGCGACCAGCAGCCGGTTGCCGTTCCAGCCGAACCAGCTGCCCACGGCGACCCCGAGCAGGACGCCGATCAGCGACAGGTGGAAGACCAGGTTGCCGGTCTCCTTCAGGTGGCCTTTCTCGGCGGCGACGCTGTCGTCGGTGACGGTGACCCGCCAGCGGCGGCGGCGCAGTTCGGCGGCGATCGCGTCCCGCGCGGCGGCGGGTGCGTCGCCGTCCGTGGTGTCGCCGACTGCGGCGTCGCCGGCGGTGGTCCAGCGGGCGTGCTGCGGCAGCCGGTCCAGCCGGCGCGGCGCGGCCGGCGGCGCGGCCCGCAACGCCCGTACGTGCTCGCGCAGCCGGGGCACGATGCAGCCGACCAAAGAGGTGAACAGCAGCAGGTAGATCGCCGCGAACCAGGTCGAGGCGAACACGTCGAACATGCCGAGCCGGTCCAGCACCGGAGCCAGCCGCGGGTTCGCCGCGAAGTACGCGTCGACGTTTTCGATGTTGACGTCGCGTTGCGGCAGCAGCGAACCGGGGATCGCCGCCACCGCCAGCAGGAAGAGCAGGATCAGTGCGGTCCGCATGCTGGTCAGCTGCCGCCACGAGTTGCGCAGCAGAGCCAGCGCCGGATTCGGCCGGGACATCAGATGCCGACCTCGCCGGCCCCGACGGTGGCCTGGAACCAGATGACGAAGTCGGTCCAGGCGCCGGTGACCAGCGCCGCCCCGACCAGGATCAGCATCGCCCCGCCGACCCGGGTGACCCAGCGGCTGTTGCGCCGGATCACCGTGAACACGCCGAGCAGCCGGCGGAACGCCAGGCCGAAGACGACGAACGGCAGGCCGAGTCCGAGGCAGTACGCCACGGCGAGCGCCACCGCCCGGTCGGTCTGACCGCTGACCGTCGCCATCCCCATCACCGCGCCGAGGGTGGGGCCGACGCACGGCGTCCAGGACAGCGCGAAGACCGCGCCGAACACCGGGGCGCCGACCAGGCCGGCCTCCGGCAGCCGGCGTACCCGCACCTCGCGTTGCAGGCCGGGCACCAGACCGAGGAAGGCGAGCCCGAACAGGATGATCAGCAGCCCGACGCCGATCTCCACCGGCCGCTGGTAGACGAACAGGTGGCGGCCGACGCTGGCCATCAGGATCGCGGTGAGGGTGAAGACCACGGTGAATCCGCTGATGAACAGCAGGGTTCCGGCCAGCACCCGGCCGTGTCGGCCGCCGAACGAACCGCCGGCACCGCTGCCGCTGCTGCCACCGGTGGCGTCGAGGTCGGAGCCGGCCAGTCCGGTCACGTACGACAGGTAGCCGGGGGCGAGCGGAAGGATGCACGGGGAGAGGAAGCTGACCAGCCCGGCCAGCGCGGCCAGGCCGAGAGCCAGCAGCACCGGACCGCCCCGGGCGATCTCGGCGAACGTCTCACCCATCGGCCGGATCCGGCTCGGCGCCGGTGCCGCCGCCGGTCGCCTCGCCGCCGCCGGTCGCCTCGCCGGCGCCGGTCGCCTCGGCAACGACCTCTTCGACCAGCGGCTGCAGGTCGTCCTGGCGGATCTCGGCGCGGACGACGGTGGCGATCCGGCCGCTCCGGTCGATGATCATCGTCGCGGGGATGCTGTTCGGCGGGATGTTGAAGTCCAGGGCGAGCCGGCTCGCCGGGTCGAACAGGCTCGGGTACGTCACCCGGCCCGCCTCGAAGGCGCGGGCCTTGTCCCGTTCGTCGCGGACGTTGATGCCGAGGAAGCGCACCCCTCGGTCCCGGGTCGCCTGGTAGGTGGCCTCCAGGTCGGCGGCCTCGGCCCGGCAGGGCGGGCACCAGGAGCCCCAGAAGTTGACCACCAGGACCTGGCCCCGGTACGCCGCCGGATCGAACGCGGAGCCGTCGAGCAGCTCGGCGTCCAGCTCCGGTGCCGCCGGCCGGTCGTCACCGGTGCACCGGATCACGCCCTGCGGATCGGTCTCGCAGTCGGTCGCCCAGTCGCTGGCCGTGCAGCCGGTCAGGGCGAGCGCGGCGGCCAGCGTACCGGCGAGAAGGGCGGCAGACCGGGCGAGCCCGGCGGCAGACCGGCGGCCCGGCGCGATCAGCCCACGACGTGCCGACCGCATCTCAGGCCCCCTTGGCCGTCCGCGCCGACGGCGACATGGCGATCAGGTGGGCAGCCGGCTCGGAGTAGCCGATGCCGACCACCTTCGCGTCCTCGAAGTGGATCGCGGTCAGGCTGGCCAGGCCGCACTGCCGGCGGCGCGGGTCGTGCCAGAGCCGCTTGCGTTCCAGGTAGCGGCGCAGCGTCCAGATCGGCAGCTGGTGGGAGACGCAGACCGCCTCGTGGCCCTCGGCGGCGACCCGGGCGGCGTGCACCGCGGCGAACATCCGCTCGGCGATCGCGGTGTAGGCCTCCCCCCACGACGGGGTGACCGGGTCGCGCAGCACCCACCAGTTACGCGGGTCGCGGAACGACCCGTCGCCGGGGGAGACCCGCCGGCCCTCGAACCAGTTGGCCGACTCGATCAGCCGTTCGTCGACCGACACCGGCAACCGGAACTGGGCCGCGATCGGCTCGGCGGTCTCCTGGGCGCGTTCCAACGGACTGGCGACCACGTGCACCACGTCCCGGTCGGCGAGGGCCTGGCTGGCCGCCTTGGCCATCTGCACACCGAGTTCGGAGAGCCGGAAACCGGGCAGCCGGCCGTACAGGATCTTCTCCGGGTTGTGGACCTCGCCGTGTCGCAGTACGTGGACGACCGTCCGTTTCATGCGCTGTCCCCCAGCGTCGGTGCCCGCAGCGCGCCGTCCGCCGCCGCAGCGGCGGCTGCGGCCCCGGCCGGCAGCGCCGTCGCGAGCTGCTCCAGGGCGGCGTCGTCGATCGCCGCCGAGACGAACCATGCCTCGAACGCACTGGGGGGCAGGTAGACGCCGTGCGCGAGCATCGCGTGGAAGAAGGCCCGGTACGCGTCGACGTCCTGCAGGCGGGCGCCAGCGTAGTCGGTGACCTGGGCGTCGGTGAAAAAGATGGAGAACATGGTGCCGGCGGTGGAGAGCCGGTGCGGTACCCCGGCGGCGGTGAGCGCCCCGGTGGCCAGCTCGGCGACCCGGGTCGCGGTGTCGGCCAGCCGCCGGTACAGGTCGGCGTCGGCCAGCCGGAGCGTGGCCAGCCCGGCGGCGCAGGCCAGCGGGTTCCCGGAGAGCGTGCCGGCCTGGTAGACCGGGCCGGCCGGGGCCAGCTGCCGCATGATCTCGGCCCGACCGCCGAACGCGGCGGCCGGCAGGCCGCCACCCATCACCTTGCCGTACGTGTAGAGGTCGGCGTCGACCGGCTCCAGCTCGGCCCAGCCGCCCCGGGCGACCCGGAACCCGGTCATCACCTCGTCGACGATCAGCAGCGCGCCGTGGGCGTGAGCGATCCGGGCCAGTGCGGCGTTGAAGCCGGGGGCGGGCGGCACCACACCCATGTTGCCGGCGGCCGCTTCGGTGATGATCGCGGCGATCTGGTCGCCGTGCTCGGCGAAGGTCGCCTCCACCGCCGCCACGTCGTTGTACGGCAGCACGATCGTCTCGCTGGCGGCGGCACCGGTCACCCCGGGCGAGTCGGGCAGCCCGAGGGTGGCCACCCCGCTGCCGGCGGCGGCAAGCAGCGCGTCGACGTGACCGTGGTAGCAGCCGGCGAACTTGACGATCCGGGGCCGACCGGTGTGCCCCCGGGCCAGCCGGATCGCCGACATCGTCGCCTCGGTGCCGGAGTTGACCAGCCGGATCTGCTCCACCGGGGTACGGTCGACGATCTCGGCGGCCAGCTCCACCTCGCCGGGCGTCGGCGTACCGAAGCTGGTGCCGTGCGCGGCGGCTGCGCTGAGCGCGGCGACCACCTCGGGGTGGGCGTGGCCGAGGATCAGCGGTCCCCAGGAGCAGACCAGGTCGAGGTAGCGGCGGTCGTCGGCGTCGAACAGCCACGGGCCGGACCCCCGGACCATGAACCTGGGGGTCCCGCCGACCGCCCGGAAGGCGCGCACGGGCGAGTTGACCCCGCCAGGGATGATCCTGGTGGCGCGGTCGAACAGGGCCTGGGATGCGGGCGCGTGCGCCGGGTACGGGCGGGCGCCGGCAGTTTCGGTGGCAGTCACGGCCCTGCCATTGTGGCAGCGTCACCAGGCGACCGCACATCCGACCCTGCCCAGCGGCCGGGTTGCGGCGCCCGCCGTGCCCACCGGCCGGGGTCGCGGCGACCGCCGTACCAGGGCCGGGCTCGCGCTGTCGCGATACGCTGGCCGGGTGGAGCGGGCGGAGTTGTCGATCGCGTTGCGGCGCACTCCCGACGAGGCTGTGCTACGCCTCGTCGGTGAGATCGACATGCTCACCGCCGCCCAGCTGTCCACCACCGTCAACGATCTGCTCGGTGACGCGCCGTCCCGGATCGTGCTGGACATGGCCGGTGTCACCTTCTGCGACTCGCAAGGGCTGGGCACCCTGGTGGTGCTCACCCGCAAGGCCAGCCATGCGCAGAGTCTGCTGCTGCTCACCAACGTCGGCGAGTTCCTGCACCGGGTGTTGAACATCACCGGGCTGCGGTCGGCGCTCACCATCCGTAACGGCGCCGGCTGACCCGGTCCGGCCAACTCGGCGTCGCGGTCAGCCGGGGCGGCCAGCCCGGCCGCTGCGGTCAGCCGACCCGGCCGTCGCCGCCCCAGCGGGCCGTCTCCAACTCGTCGGCGACCTCGGCCGGATTCACCTCGCCGTCGCGCAGCCGGGCGGTCGCCCGGTCGATCGCCGCACACAGTTGCCGTACCTGTTCGTCCCGCTGCCGGACCAGGTCCGCCTGGGTGGCGAGTTGGCGGTTCTTCACCCAGAGGTCGACGAAGACGCCAACCTTGGCCCGCAGCACCCACGGGTCGAAGGGCTTGATCAGGTAGTCGACCGCGCCGGCGGCGTACCCGCGCAGGGCGAGTTGGGCGTCGCGGTCCGCGGCGGTCAGGAACAGGATCGGTACGTGCCGGGTGCGTTCGCGACGCTTGATGTGGTTGGCCGTCTCGAATCCGTCCATCTCCGGCATCTGCGCGTCCAGCAGGATCACCGCGAAGTCGTCCACCAGTAGTTTCTTCAGCGCGTCCTCGCCGCTCTCCACCGCCACGGCCTGCACCGGCAACCCCTGCAGGATCGCCTCCAGGGCGAGCAGGTTGTCCCGCCGGTCGTCCACCAGCAGTACTTTCGCCGATCCGGCAGTCACGAGTTCAACTCCTCAGCCGCGTTGATCCAGGTCACCATCAGGGTGATCAGTTCGTCCAGGTCCACCGGCTTGGTGATGTAGTCCGTCGCCCCGGCCTGCAGCGCGGACTCCCGGTCACCCGGCATCGCCTTCGCGGTCAGGAAGACCACCGGCAGGTCCGCGAAGCGTTCGTTGCGGCGGATGATCCGGGTCGTCTCGTAACCGTCCTGGTCCGGCATCATCGCGTCCATCAGCACGATGTTCACTTCGGGGCGTTCGGCGAGTTTACGTACGCCGTCGACCCCGTTGTCCGCATAGATCACGGTCATCCCGTGCAGCTCCAGCGCACTGGTCAGCGCGAAGACGTTGCGGACGTCGTCGTCGATGATCAGTACGGTGGCCCCGTCCAGCCGCCGGGTGGTCGGCGGTTCGGGGCGGTCCACCTCGATCGGCCGGGTCAGCGGTGGCAGCGCGGTGCGGATCGGCGCCGCGGCCGGCAACGGTGCCGGCGGCAGCACCGCGTCGGTGTTGAGCACGTCGGGAACGTACAGCGTGAAGGTGGATCCTTCGCCCGGCACCGACGACACGGAGATCGCGCCGCCGATCAGCCGGGCCAGGTCGCGACTGATCGACAGGCCGAGGCCGGTGCCGCCGTACCGCCTGCTGGTCGTTCCGTCCGCCTGCTGGAACGCCTCGAAGATCAGCGAGAGCTTGTCGTCGGAGATGCCGATTCCGGTGTCGATCACCGTGAAGGCGACCACCTGGTCGGCGGTGGACAGTGCGGGTTGTTCGAAGGTCAGGTCCGGCGGGGCGGGGGCGATCTGCAGCGTCACCGACCCGGCGTCGGTGAACTTCACCGCGTTGGACAGCAGGTTGCGCAGGATCTGCTGCAGCCGCTGCGCGTCGGTGACGACCGCCGGCGGCAGGTCCGGCGCCACCTCGACGCGCAGTTCCAGCCCTTTCTCGTCGACCTGCGGCGCGAACGCCTGCTCGACGTAGGACCGGATCTCGCCGAACGGCACCTCGGCCGGCTGCACGTCCATCCGGCCGGCCTCGATCTTCGACAGGTCGAGGATGTCGTCGATGAGGGACAGCAGATCGGAGCCGGCACTGTGGATGGTCTTGGCGAACTCGATCTGCTTGCCGGTGAGGTTGTCGTCCGGGTTGTCGGCCAGCAGCCGGGCCAGCAGGAGCAGCGAGTTCAGCGGGGTACGCAGCTCGTGGCTCATGTTGGCCAGGAACTCCGACTTGTACGCCGAGGCCCGGGACAGCTGCTGGGCCTTCTCCTCCAGACCGATCCGGGCCAGTTCGATCTCCCGGTTCTTGGTCTCGATGTTGCCCTTCTGCTCGGACAGCAGGCGGGCCTTGTCCTCCAGTTCGGCGTTGGTGCGCTGCAGTTCGGCCGACTGGGCCTGCATCTCGTTGGCCAGCCGCTGCGACTGGGCGAGCAGTTCCTCGGTGCGCTTGTTCGCCTGGATGGTGTTGACCGCGATGCCGATCGTGGCGACCAGCCGCTCCAGGAACGCCAGGTGCAGCTCGGAGAAGGCGGCGACGGAGGCGAACTCGATCACCCCCAGCATCTCGCCTTCGAACAGCACTGGCAGCACCACATGGTCCCGGGGCGGGATGCTGAGCAGCCCGGACCGCAGGGTGAGCGCGCCGGTGGCGCCGGCACCCACCCGGATGGTCCGGCGGGAGACGGCGGCCTGGCCGACCAGCCCTTCACCCGGCCCAAAAATGATCTTGTGGTCCCGGGCCACGTAGCCGTACGCGGCGGTGAGCCCGAGGCGGGTCACCCCGTCGTCGGCGTCGGCGAGGAAGAACGCGCCGAGCTGCGCGTCGACCAGCGGCGTGACCTCATTCATAATCATGCGACAGACCTCGCCGAGGTCCCGCTGCCCCTGCAGCAGACCACCGATCCGCGCCAGGTTCGAGTCCAGCCAGCCCTGCTCGGCGTTCTTCTTGGTGGTGTCCCGCAGGGTGACGATCATCTGGTTGATGTTGTCCTTCAGTTCGGCGACCTCGCCCTGCGCCTGCACGGTGATGTGCTGGGTCATGTCGCCTCGGGTCACCGAGGTGGAGACCTGGGCGATCGCCCGCAGCTGGGTGGTCAGGGTGGACGCCAGCTGGTTGACGTTCTCGGTGAGGTCGCGCCAGGTGCCGGAGACGCCCTTGACCTGTGCCTGGCCGCCGAGCTCCCCCTCGGTGCCGACTTCGCGGGCGACCCGGGTGACCTCGTCGGCGAACGACGACAGTTGGTCGACCATGGTGTTCACGGTCGATTTCAGCTCCAGGATCTCGCCCTGCGCGTCGACGGTGATCTTCTGCGACAGGTCGCCCTTGGCGACGGCGGTGGTGACCGAGGCGATGTTACGGACCTGGCTGGTGAGGTTGGAGGCCATCGAGTTGACGTTGTCGGTGAGGTCGCGCCAGGTGCCGGAGACGCCCTTGACCTGTGCCTGGCCGCCGAGTTTGCCTTCGGTGCCGACTTCGCGGGCGACCCGGGTGACCTCGTCGGCGAAGGAGGAGAGCTGGTCGACCATGGTGTTCACGGTCGACTTCAGCTCCAGGATCTCGCCCTGCGCGTCGACGGTGATCTTCTGCGACAGGTCGCCCTTGGCGACCGCCGTGGAGACCTGGGCGATGTTCCGTACCTGGGCGGTCAGGTTCGACGCCATCGAGTTGACGTTGTCGGTCAGGTCCCGCCACGTCCCGGCCACCCCGCGCACCTGGGCCTGGCCGCCGAGTTTGCCTTCGGTGCCGACTTCGCGGGCGACCCGGGTGACCTCGTCGGCGAACGACGACAGTTGGTCGACCATGGTGTTGACGGTCGACTTGAGTTCGAGGATCTCGCCGCGTGCGTCGACGGTGATCTTCTGGGAGAGGTCGCCCTTGGCGACGGCGGTGGTGACCGAGGCGATGTTGCGGACCTGGCTGGTGAGGTTGGAGGCCATCGAGTTGACGTTGTCGGTGAGGTCGCGCCAGGTGCCGGAGACGCCCTTGACCTGTGCCTGGCCGCCGAGTTTGCCTTCGGTGCCGACTTCGCGGGCGACCCGGGTGACCTCGTCGGCGAACAGCGACAGTTGGTCGACCATGGTGTTGACGGTCGACTTGAGTTCGAGGATCTCGCCGCGTGCGTCGACGGTGATCTTCTGCGACAGGTCGCCCTTGGCGACCGCCGTGGAGACCTGGGAGATGTTACGGACCTGACTGGTCAGGTTGCCGGCCAGCTGGTTCACGTTCTGCGTGAGGTCACGCCACGTCCCGGAGAGCCCTCGGACCTGGGCCTGACCACCCAACTTGCCTTCGATACCGACCTCCCGGGCGACCCGGGTGACCTCGTCGGCAAACCACGACAACTGGTCCACCATCGTGTTGACCGTCGATTTCAGTTCGAGGATCTCGCCCTGGGCGGCGACGGTGATCTTCTGGGAGAGGTCGCCCTTGGCGACCGCCGTGGAGACCTGGGCGATGTTCCGTACCTGGGCGGTCAGGTTCGACGCCATCGAGTTGACGCTGTCGGTCAGGTCCTTCCAGGTGCCGGCCACGTTCGGCACCTGGGCCTGCCCGCCCAGCTTGCCCTCCGTACCGACTTCGCGGGCGACCCGGGTGACCTGCTCGGCGAACAACCGCAGCGTGTCGGTCAGCATGTTGATCGTGTCGGCGAGCTCGGCGACCTCACCCTTGGCCGACACGGTGATCTTCTGCGACAGGTCGCCCCGCGACATCGCGGTGGCCACCTGGGAGATCGACCGGACCTGGTGGGTCAGGTTGGAGGCCATCGAGTTGACGTTGTCGGTCAGGTCCTTCCAGGTGCCGGAGACCCCCTTGACCCGCGCCTGACCACCCAGCTTGCCCTCGGTGCCCACCTCCCGGGCGACCCGGGTGACCTCGTCGGCGAACGACGACAGCTGGCCGACCATCGTGTTCACCGTCCGGCCGATCCGCAGGAACTCGCCGCGCAGCGGCTGTCCGTCGATCTCCAGCTCCATGTGCTGGGACAGGTCACCTTCGGCGACCGCCCGGATCACCCGGGCGATCTCGGTGGTCGGTCGACCCAGGTCGTCGATCAGCGCGTTGATCGCCTGGTGGTTGTCCGCCCAGGCGCCGCCGAAGCCCTCCTCGTCGAGGCGTTCGCTGAGCCGGCCGTCCCGGCCGACGATCCGGCTGATCCGGCGCAGGTCCAGGTGCTGACGTTCCTGCAGCGAGACCACCTCGTTGAAGGCGTCGGCGACCTCGCCGGCCACCCCGACCCGGCGGGGCAGCCGTACCTTCAGATCCCCCTGCCCCACCCGGCGCAGCGCCTCGGCGAGCTCGGTCAGCAGCGCGGTCTCGTCGATCGCCGGCCGTTGGTCGGAGGACAGCTGTTTCGCGCTGGTCATA is a window from the Solwaraspora sp. WMMD792 genome containing:
- a CDS encoding HAMP domain-containing protein, which translates into the protein MTSAKQLSSDQRPAIDETALLTELAEALRRVGQGDLKVRLPRRVGVAGEVADAFNEVVSLQERQHLDLRRISRIVGRDGRLSERLDEEGFGGAWADNHQAINALIDDLGRPTTEIARVIRAVAEGDLSQHMELEIDGQPLRGEFLRIGRTVNTMVGQLSSFADEVTRVAREVGTEGKLGGQARVKGVSGTWKDLTDNVNSMASNLTHQVRSISQVATAMSRGDLSQKITVSAKGEVAELADTINMLTDTLRLFAEQVTRVAREVGTEGKLGGQAQVPNVAGTWKDLTDSVNSMASNLTAQVRNIAQVSTAVAKGDLSQKITVAAQGEILELKSTVNTMVDQLSWFADEVTRVAREVGIEGKLGGQAQVRGLSGTWRDLTQNVNQLAGNLTSQVRNISQVSTAVAKGDLSQKITVDARGEILELKSTVNTMVDQLSLFADEVTRVAREVGTEGKLGGQAQVKGVSGTWRDLTDNVNSMASNLTSQVRNIASVTTAVAKGDLSQKITVDARGEILELKSTVNTMVDQLSSFADEVTRVAREVGTEGKLGGQAQVRGVAGTWRDLTDNVNSMASNLTAQVRNIAQVSTAVAKGDLSQKITVDAQGEILELKSTVNTMVDQLSSFADEVTRVAREVGTEGKLGGQAQVKGVSGTWRDLTDNVNSMASNLTSQVRNIASVTTAVAKGDLSQKITVDAQGEILELKSTVNTMVDQLSSFADEVTRVAREVGTEGELGGQAQVKGVSGTWRDLTENVNQLASTLTTQLRAIAQVSTSVTRGDMTQHITVQAQGEVAELKDNINQMIVTLRDTTKKNAEQGWLDSNLARIGGLLQGQRDLGEVCRMIMNEVTPLVDAQLGAFFLADADDGVTRLGLTAAYGYVARDHKIIFGPGEGLVGQAAVSRRTIRVGAGATGALTLRSGLLSIPPRDHVVLPVLFEGEMLGVIEFASVAAFSELHLAFLERLVATIGIAVNTIQANKRTEELLAQSQRLANEMQAQSAELQRTNAELEDKARLLSEQKGNIETKNREIELARIGLEEKAQQLSRASAYKSEFLANMSHELRTPLNSLLLLARLLADNPDDNLTGKQIEFAKTIHSAGSDLLSLIDDILDLSKIEAGRMDVQPAEVPFGEIRSYVEQAFAPQVDEKGLELRVEVAPDLPPAVVTDAQRLQQILRNLLSNAVKFTDAGSVTLQIAPAPPDLTFEQPALSTADQVVAFTVIDTGIGISDDKLSLIFEAFQQADGTTSRRYGGTGLGLSISRDLARLIGGAISVSSVPGEGSTFTLYVPDVLNTDAVLPPAPLPAAAPIRTALPPLTRPIEVDRPEPPTTRRLDGATVLIIDDDVRNVFALTSALELHGMTVIYADNGVDGVRKLAERPEVNIVLMDAMMPDQDGYETTRIIRRNERFADLPVVFLTAKAMPGDRESALQAGATDYITKPVDLDELITLMVTWINAAEELNS
- a CDS encoding response regulator, yielding MTAGSAKVLLVDDRRDNLLALEAILQGLPVQAVAVESGEDALKKLLVDDFAVILLDAQMPEMDGFETANHIKRRERTRHVPILFLTAADRDAQLALRGYAAGAVDYLIKPFDPWVLRAKVGVFVDLWVKNRQLATQADLVRQRDEQVRQLCAAIDRATARLRDGEVNPAEVADELETARWGGDGRVG
- a CDS encoding STAS domain-containing protein; this translates as MERAELSIALRRTPDEAVLRLVGEIDMLTAAQLSTTVNDLLGDAPSRIVLDMAGVTFCDSQGLGTLVVLTRKASHAQSLLLLTNVGEFLHRVLNITGLRSALTIRNGAG